One genomic window of Salvelinus alpinus chromosome 17, SLU_Salpinus.1, whole genome shotgun sequence includes the following:
- the LOC139542455 gene encoding double-strand-break repair protein rad21 homolog isoform X2 codes for MMFYTQLFTSKRGPLAKIWLAAHWERKITKTHVFECNLESTIKDIIAPQIKIGLRTSGHLLLGIVRIYFRKAKYLLADCNDAFVKIKVAFRPGQTDMPVEALEATLKAITLMEDFTDFDSQLPDANAIGVVDHFSLNQCRTEDITLKEDFGNSFLTFEDFGDETQSHQGGMLDVSFLSLAQQGDAFGDEDTGLDILGDVLTGLDFFEAEQQNMLPETALMDVNQEGRPDSSTTSVPMEEDHPVLNETTLLGNEEEGFALEPVTVTSTLERKKGKRRRRLVVDQAKELSNQAIREQLSDYSDLTAPLDIAPPTRQLMQWKESGGVDRLFSHLCAPVIHPHLQQLYSRDVFRGKTDGVVNEDDHEEMREERHEVETDASALLSVLHETMDPERIGHNVEITPLHHYGNDNPPEYLWDAVHDGSRLEVSHPELPSEDSIYVHPSGMERETPSTVTRNTQSMVDSQDDFEEKRMTSRAQKLLNALKIQSSNGMFSLKTLCERNSRSQAAATFFCLLVLKKQQALDLHQSEPYADILATPGPRFYET; via the exons ATGATGTTCTATACTCAGCTCTTCACATCCAAGCGCGGGCCTCTGGCCAAAATTTGGTTAGCAGCTCATTGGGAGCGGAAAATCACAAAAACTCATGTGTTTGAATGCAATTTGGAGAGCACCATCAAAGACATAATCGCCCCACAG ATAAAGATCGGCTTACGAACTTCTGGCCACCTACTTCTGGGAATAGTGAGGATATACTTCAGAAAAGCCAAATATCTCCTTGCTGACTGCAATGATGCTTTTGTCAAAATCAAAGTGGCCTTCAGACCAG GACAGACTGACATGCCTGTTGAGGCACTGGAGGCCACACTTAAAGCAATCACGTTAATGGAGGATTTCACTGACTTCGATTCACAGCTACCAGACGCAAA TGCCATAGGTGTTGTGGATCATTTTTCACTGAATCAGTGCCGAACAGAGGACATCACCCTCAAAGAGGATTTTGGAAATAGCTTTCTCACATTTGAGGACTTTG GTGATGAGACCCAGTCTCACCAAGGGGGCATGTTAGACGTGAGTTTCCTAAGCCTGGCCCAGCAAGGAGATGCTTTTGGCGATGAGGACACAGGCTTGGACATCCTGGGGGACGTCCTGACAGGGttag ATTTTTTCGAAGCCGAACAACAAAATATGTTGCCGGAGACTGCTCTGATGGATGTTAACCAAGAAG GTCGTCCAGACAGCTCTACTACATCTGTACCCATGGAGGAGGATCACCCTGTCCTGAATGAGACAACTCTGTTGGGCAATGAGGAGGAGGGCTTCGCTCTGGAGCCTGTCACTGTTACGT CAACCttagagaggaagaaggggaagaggagaaggagactggTGGTGGACCAGGCCAAGGAGTTGTCCAATCAGGCCATCAGGGAGCAACTCTCTGACTACTCTGATCTCACTGCCCCACTGGACATCGCCCCGCCTACCCGCCAACTCATGCAATGGAAAGAGAGTGGCGGGGTGGACAGGCTCTTCAGTCACCTCTGTGCCCCTGTCATTCATCCACACCTGCAACAG CTCTATTCCAGGGATGTGTTTCGTGGGAAAACAGATGGAGTGGTCAATGAAGACGACCatgaagagatgagagaggagagacatgagg TGGAAACAGATGCGAGCGCCTTGCTCAGTGTCCTGCATGAGACCATGGATCCTGAGAGAATTGGACACAATGTGGAGATCACTCCTCTGCACCACTATGGGAATGACAACCCACCTGAATACCTCTGGGACGCAGTACAT GATGGGAGCAGGTTGGAGGTCTCTCACCCTGAGCTCCCGTCTGAGGATTCCATTTATGTTCATCCTTCTGGAATGGAAAGGGAAACTCCATCGACTGTGACACGGAACACCCAG TCTATGGTGGACAGCCAGGATGACTTTGAAGAGAAGAGGATGACCAGCCGAGCACAGAAACTACTAAATGCTCTCAAA ATTCAGAGCAGCAACGGCATGTTCAGCCTGAAGACGCTGTGTGAGAGGAACAGTCGCTCCCAGGCCGCAGCCACCTTCTTCTGCCTTCTGGTGCTGAAGAAACAACAGGCCCTCGACCTGCACCAGAGCGAGCCTTACGCTGACATTCTAGCCACTCCTGGACCCAGGTTCTATGAGACGTAG
- the LOC139542455 gene encoding double-strand-break repair protein rad21 homolog isoform X1 produces the protein MMFYTQLFTSKRGPLAKIWLAAHWERKITKTHVFECNLESTIKDIIAPQIKIGLRTSGHLLLGIVRIYFRKAKYLLADCNDAFVKIKVAFRPGQTDMPVEALEATLKAITLMEDFTDFDSQLPDANAIGVVDHFSLNQCRTEDITLKEDFGNSFLTFEDFGDETQSHQGGMLDVSFLSLAQQGDAFGDEDTGLDILGDVLTGLASSSEHAVLTDFFEAEQQNMLPETALMDVNQEGRPDSSTTSVPMEEDHPVLNETTLLGNEEEGFALEPVTVTSTLERKKGKRRRRLVVDQAKELSNQAIREQLSDYSDLTAPLDIAPPTRQLMQWKESGGVDRLFSHLCAPVIHPHLQQLYSRDVFRGKTDGVVNEDDHEEMREERHEVETDASALLSVLHETMDPERIGHNVEITPLHHYGNDNPPEYLWDAVHDGSRLEVSHPELPSEDSIYVHPSGMERETPSTVTRNTQSMVDSQDDFEEKRMTSRAQKLLNALKIQSSNGMFSLKTLCERNSRSQAAATFFCLLVLKKQQALDLHQSEPYADILATPGPRFYET, from the exons ATGATGTTCTATACTCAGCTCTTCACATCCAAGCGCGGGCCTCTGGCCAAAATTTGGTTAGCAGCTCATTGGGAGCGGAAAATCACAAAAACTCATGTGTTTGAATGCAATTTGGAGAGCACCATCAAAGACATAATCGCCCCACAG ATAAAGATCGGCTTACGAACTTCTGGCCACCTACTTCTGGGAATAGTGAGGATATACTTCAGAAAAGCCAAATATCTCCTTGCTGACTGCAATGATGCTTTTGTCAAAATCAAAGTGGCCTTCAGACCAG GACAGACTGACATGCCTGTTGAGGCACTGGAGGCCACACTTAAAGCAATCACGTTAATGGAGGATTTCACTGACTTCGATTCACAGCTACCAGACGCAAA TGCCATAGGTGTTGTGGATCATTTTTCACTGAATCAGTGCCGAACAGAGGACATCACCCTCAAAGAGGATTTTGGAAATAGCTTTCTCACATTTGAGGACTTTG GTGATGAGACCCAGTCTCACCAAGGGGGCATGTTAGACGTGAGTTTCCTAAGCCTGGCCCAGCAAGGAGATGCTTTTGGCGATGAGGACACAGGCTTGGACATCCTGGGGGACGTCCTGACAGGGttag CCAGTTCCAGTGAGCATGCTGTTTTGACAGATTTTTTCGAAGCCGAACAACAAAATATGTTGCCGGAGACTGCTCTGATGGATGTTAACCAAGAAG GTCGTCCAGACAGCTCTACTACATCTGTACCCATGGAGGAGGATCACCCTGTCCTGAATGAGACAACTCTGTTGGGCAATGAGGAGGAGGGCTTCGCTCTGGAGCCTGTCACTGTTACGT CAACCttagagaggaagaaggggaagaggagaaggagactggTGGTGGACCAGGCCAAGGAGTTGTCCAATCAGGCCATCAGGGAGCAACTCTCTGACTACTCTGATCTCACTGCCCCACTGGACATCGCCCCGCCTACCCGCCAACTCATGCAATGGAAAGAGAGTGGCGGGGTGGACAGGCTCTTCAGTCACCTCTGTGCCCCTGTCATTCATCCACACCTGCAACAG CTCTATTCCAGGGATGTGTTTCGTGGGAAAACAGATGGAGTGGTCAATGAAGACGACCatgaagagatgagagaggagagacatgagg TGGAAACAGATGCGAGCGCCTTGCTCAGTGTCCTGCATGAGACCATGGATCCTGAGAGAATTGGACACAATGTGGAGATCACTCCTCTGCACCACTATGGGAATGACAACCCACCTGAATACCTCTGGGACGCAGTACAT GATGGGAGCAGGTTGGAGGTCTCTCACCCTGAGCTCCCGTCTGAGGATTCCATTTATGTTCATCCTTCTGGAATGGAAAGGGAAACTCCATCGACTGTGACACGGAACACCCAG TCTATGGTGGACAGCCAGGATGACTTTGAAGAGAAGAGGATGACCAGCCGAGCACAGAAACTACTAAATGCTCTCAAA ATTCAGAGCAGCAACGGCATGTTCAGCCTGAAGACGCTGTGTGAGAGGAACAGTCGCTCCCAGGCCGCAGCCACCTTCTTCTGCCTTCTGGTGCTGAAGAAACAACAGGCCCTCGACCTGCACCAGAGCGAGCCTTACGCTGACATTCTAGCCACTCCTGGACCCAGGTTCTATGAGACGTAG